From Vitis vinifera cultivar Pinot Noir 40024 chromosome 3, ASM3070453v1, the proteins below share one genomic window:
- the LOC100248713 gene encoding probable protein phosphatase 2C 60 isoform X1 has product MLSGLMNFLRACFRPGSDRYVHTGSDAGGRQDGLLWYKDSGQHSSGEFSMAVIQANNLLEDHSQIESGSLSSHESGPYGTFVGIYDGHGGPETARYINDHLFHHLKRFTSEQQSMSTDVIRKAFQATEEGFISLVARQWSIRPQLAAVGSCCLVGVICGGNLHIANLGDSRAVLGRLVKATGDVLAIQLSAEHNACIESVRQELHSLHPDDNQIVVLKHNVWRVRGLIQITRSIGDVYLKKAEFNREPLIAKFRLREPFRMPILSSDPAISVHPLQPHDQFVIFASDGLWEHLSNQEAVDIVQSHPRNGSAKRLVKAALQEAAKKREMRYSDLKKIDRGVRRHFHDDITVIVVFLDSNLVSRASSVKCSNISVRGGGINLPANTLAPFATPTEAGST; this is encoded by the exons ATGTTATCAGGGTTGATGAACTTTTTGAGGGCCTGTTTTCGGCCAGGGTCGGATCGATATGTTCACACGGGTTCGGACGCTGGTGGTCGCCAGGATGGGCTCCTGTGGTACAAAGATTCTGGGCAGCACTCTAGTGGTGAATTCTCGATGGCTGTTATTCAGGCCAACAATTTACTTGAAGATCATAGCCAGATTGAGTCAGGCAGTTTGAGCTCACATGAGTCTGGCCCTTATGGTACCTTTGTTGGAATTTATGATGGGCATGGTGGACCCGAGACGGCCCGGTACATCAATGATCACCTCTTCCATCATCTCAAGA GGTTTACTTCAGAGCAGCAATCCATGTCAACGGATGTAATACGCAAGGCTTTTCAAGCAACAGAAGAGGGGTTTATCTCTCTTGTTGCTAGACAGTGGTCCATCAGACCACAGCTTGCAGCAGTCGGATCATGCTGCCTGGTTGGTGTTATTTGTGGTGGGAATCTTCACATCGCCAACCTTGGCGATTCCCGTGCGGTTTTGGGGAGACTTGTGAAGGCAACTGGGGATGTTCTAGCCATTCAGCTGTCAGCTGAGCACAATGCTTGTATAGAGTCTGTTAGACAGGAGCTGCATTCTCTGCACCCGGACGACAATCAAATTGTAGTTTTAAAGCATAATGTATGGCGTGTAAGGGGCCTTATACAG ATTACTAGGTCTATTGGTGATGTATATTTAAAAAAGGCTGAGTTCAACAGGGAGCCTTTAATTGCCAAGTTTCGCCTTCGTGAACCATTCAGAATGCCAATATTGAGCTCAGACCCAGCAATTTCAGTGCACCCACTCCAGCCACACGATCAGTTTGTTATATTTGCATCTGATGGGCTCTGGGAGCACCTTAGCAATCAGGAGGCAGTAGATATTGTTCAAAGTCACCCTCGCAAT GGAAGTGCAAAGAGGCTGGTGAAAGCTGCTTTACAAGAAGCagcaaaaaagagagaaatgagGTATTCAGACCTGAAGAAGATTGACCGAGGGGTTCGTCGGCATTTCCATGATGACATCACAGTGATTGTTGTGTTTCTTGACTCAAATCTCGTGAGCAGGGCTAGCTCAGTCAAATGCTCTAATATCTCTGTGAGAGGAGGTGGGATCAACCTGCCTGCCAATACTCTTGCCCCTTTCGCTACCCCCACTGAAGCTGGCTCTACCTGA
- the LOC100248713 gene encoding probable protein phosphatase 2C 28 isoform X2, translating to MSLALMVPLLEFMMGMVDPRRPGTSMITSSIISRKMKITHQPSQPGFLDTIKWFTSEQQSMSTDVIRKAFQATEEGFISLVARQWSIRPQLAAVGSCCLVGVICGGNLHIANLGDSRAVLGRLVKATGDVLAIQLSAEHNACIESVRQELHSLHPDDNQIVVLKHNVWRVRGLIQITRSIGDVYLKKAEFNREPLIAKFRLREPFRMPILSSDPAISVHPLQPHDQFVIFASDGLWEHLSNQEAVDIVQSHPRNGSAKRLVKAALQEAAKKREMRYSDLKKIDRGVRRHFHDDITVIVVFLDSNLVSRASSVKCSNISVRGGGINLPANTLAPFATPTEAGST from the exons ATGAGTCTGGCCCTTATGGTACCTTTGTTGGAATTTATGATGGGCATGGTGGACCCGAGACGGCCCGGTACATCAATGATCACCTCTTCCATCATCTCAAGA aaaatgaaaatcacacATCAACCAAGCCAACCAGGCTTCCTGGATACAATTAAAT GGTTTACTTCAGAGCAGCAATCCATGTCAACGGATGTAATACGCAAGGCTTTTCAAGCAACAGAAGAGGGGTTTATCTCTCTTGTTGCTAGACAGTGGTCCATCAGACCACAGCTTGCAGCAGTCGGATCATGCTGCCTGGTTGGTGTTATTTGTGGTGGGAATCTTCACATCGCCAACCTTGGCGATTCCCGTGCGGTTTTGGGGAGACTTGTGAAGGCAACTGGGGATGTTCTAGCCATTCAGCTGTCAGCTGAGCACAATGCTTGTATAGAGTCTGTTAGACAGGAGCTGCATTCTCTGCACCCGGACGACAATCAAATTGTAGTTTTAAAGCATAATGTATGGCGTGTAAGGGGCCTTATACAG ATTACTAGGTCTATTGGTGATGTATATTTAAAAAAGGCTGAGTTCAACAGGGAGCCTTTAATTGCCAAGTTTCGCCTTCGTGAACCATTCAGAATGCCAATATTGAGCTCAGACCCAGCAATTTCAGTGCACCCACTCCAGCCACACGATCAGTTTGTTATATTTGCATCTGATGGGCTCTGGGAGCACCTTAGCAATCAGGAGGCAGTAGATATTGTTCAAAGTCACCCTCGCAAT GGAAGTGCAAAGAGGCTGGTGAAAGCTGCTTTACAAGAAGCagcaaaaaagagagaaatgagGTATTCAGACCTGAAGAAGATTGACCGAGGGGTTCGTCGGCATTTCCATGATGACATCACAGTGATTGTTGTGTTTCTTGACTCAAATCTCGTGAGCAGGGCTAGCTCAGTCAAATGCTCTAATATCTCTGTGAGAGGAGGTGGGATCAACCTGCCTGCCAATACTCTTGCCCCTTTCGCTACCCCCACTGAAGCTGGCTCTACCTGA
- the LOC100243514 gene encoding protein ALTERED PHOSPHATE STARVATION RESPONSE 1: MGCVASKLEEEEVVSICRERKRFLKLAVERRYVLADAHCRYYQALYAVAAAIKLFEARHSSPSSPFLITFPPPSPPSPPIQNVISNPMFLQQEPSESTQEAIACDSVDSSTPSDSSEEEEEEEEEKQQDTKREEQVCGYFYMQMSPSTPSPQKEFGWDFFNPFDGVRPEVISGYSRFSEDDLRVVREEEGIPELEDEGDRGEEENNVVVRAEEKGNGENEKESGVEVVGTVIDANVGQEEQKGLTVIDTPARGRELLDALKDIEDHFIRAYDSGKDVSRMLEASRVHMLSGLEEIKGNSTKLIQAITWHRSSSRSSSCKSLVASSSKSSSTWTEYKNDLFDDCGGMNSGSHSLTLGRLYAWEKKLYDEVKAGDSTRKIYERKCSQLRNKDVRGDDELSVDKTRAAVKDLYARILVAIRSAESISKRIQKLRDEELQPQIMELLKGLMQTWKIMLESHQTQNQILFEVKSFTCPSYGKFCNESHRLATLQLEAELLNWRACFGEYIMAQKAYIEALHGWLSKFVVPEVEFCSRGRRSAPPCPANGPPLLITCHDWLSSLQKLPDETVSRAMKSFGKDIKALWVHQGEEQQQKRKVDGLAKELDRRILAFQKAENRVLEFKLSEQKPEPDGQHQDEYLTEKRDLLDMFRRKLDVEKEKHHNCMQETQRVTLNGIQTGFSSVFESLTEFCKASLKMYNDLVNYSESAEKAGNPSYIEGGSQVEEEDGSR, from the exons ATGGGATGTGTTGCCTCCAAGCTAGAGGAAGAAGAAGTGGTATCTATTTGCAGAGAGAGAAAAAGGTTCTTGAAGTTAGCTGTGGAGAGAAGATACGTTCTCGCAGATGCACATTGTAGGTACTATCAAGCCCTCTATGCAGTAGCAGCAGCCATAAAACTTTTTGAAGCTCGCCATTCTTCCCCTTCTTCACCATTTCTCATCACCTTCCCTCCACCTAGTCCACCATCTCCTCCCATCCAAAATGTTATCTCCAACCCAATGTTCCTCCAACAGGAGCCATCTGAGTCAACCCAAGAAGCCATTGCTTGTGATTCAGTTGATTCTTCAACACCCTCAGACTcttctgaagaagaagaagaagaagaagaagagaaacagCAGGACACAAAGAGAGAAGAACAAGTTTGTGGGTACTTTTATATGCAAATGTCACCTTCAACGCCATCACCACAGAAAGAGTTTGGGTGGGATTTCTTCAATCCATTTGATGGGGTAAGACCAGAGGTGATAAGCGGTTATAGCAGGTTCTCTGAGGATGATTTGAGGGTGGTCAGGGAGGAGGAGGGCATCCCAGAGCTGGAGGATGAAGGGGATAGAGGAGAGGAAGAGAACAATGTGGTGGTGAGGGCTGAAGagaaaggaaatggagaaaatgagaaggagaGTGGAGTTGAAGTTGTGGGAACTGTGATTGATGCCAATGTAGGCCAGGAGGAGCAGAAGGGGCTTACAGTTATCGATACCCCGGCCCGGGGAAGGGAACTGTTGGATGCATTGAAGGATATTGAGGACCATTTCATTAGGGCTTATGATTCTGGTAAGGATGTCTCCAGGATGCTAGAGGCCAGTAGAGTTCATATGCTCTCTGGTTTGGAGGAAATAAAAG GGAACTCGACAAAACTCATCCAAGCTATCACATGGCACCGTAGCTCATCACGGTCTTCATCCTGTAAGAGTCTTGTGGCATCCAGCTCCAAGAGCTCTTCAACATGGACAGAATATAAGAATGATCTTTTCGATGATTGTGGAGGAATGAACTCAGGGAGCCATTCATTAACACTGGGAAGGCTGTATGCTTGGGAAAAGAAGCTCTATGATGAGGTTAAG GCTGGAGACAGTACTCGGAAAATTTACGAGAGGAAGTGTTCACAACTGAGAAACAAGGATGTGAGAGGAGATGATGAACTTTCTGTGGACAAAACCAGAGCTGCAGTGAAGGATTTATATGCCAGAATCTTGGTTGCAATAAGGAGTGCTGAGTCGATCTCAAAAAGAATTCAGAAACTGAGGGATGAAGAACTGCAGCCCCAGATAATGGAGCTGTTAAAAGG CCTAATGCAAACCTGGAAGATAATGTTGGAATCCCATCAAACCCAGAACCAGATTCTGTTTGAAGTGAAGTCTTTTACCTGCCCATCGTATGGGAAATTCTGCAATGAGTCTCACCGGCTTGCAACTCTTCAGTTGGAGGCTGAGCTTCTGAATTGGCGTGCATGCTTCGGGGAGTATATTATGGCACAAAAAGCGTATATTGAAGCTCTCCATGGATGGCTCTCCAAGTTTGTAGTCCCTGAGGTTGAATTCTGCTCACGAGGCAGACGCTCAGCTCCGCCATGCCCAGCCAATGGGCCACCGCTGCTCATAACCTGCCATGATTGGCTATCTTCCTTACAGAAGTTGCCAGACGAGACTGTTTCCCGAGCCATGAAAAGCTTTGGGAAGGATATAAAAGCTTTGTGGGTTCATCAAGGGGAGGAACAGCAACAGAAGAGGAAGGTGGATGGTCTTGCGAAAGAGCTTGACAGGAGGATTCTAGCCTTCCAGAAGGCAGAGAACAGAGTCCTCGAGTTCAAGCTTTCAGAACAGAAACCTGAGCCAGACGGGCAGCATCAAGATGAGTACTTGACAGAGAAGAGGGATCTCCTGGACATGTTCAGAAGGAAGCTGGAtgtagagaaggaaaaacaccaTAATTGCATGCAAGAAACACAAAGAGTCACATTGAATGGGATTCAGACTGGGTTTTCTTCGGTTTTCGAGTCCTTGACAGAGTTCTGCAAGGCTTCTCTGAAAATGTATAATGACCTTGTGAACTACAGTGAGAGTGCTGAAAAAGCTGGGAACCCATCATACATAGAGGGAGGATCCCAGGTTGAAGAAGAGGATGGAAGCAGGTAA
- the LOC100265837 gene encoding protein CHAPERONE-LIKE PROTEIN OF POR1, chloroplastic codes for MAATLFLRPNRAVASAAAGSSRPRPPARRSGSAHVATLIRTRRFGWGVSSPSRRALFRTRAGSRADDSAPFEMSVESALKLLGVSEGASFDDILRAKNSIVKACKDNQEAIAQVEAAYDMLLMQSLTQRRAGKVVNSGIRYADVKPVNASGLGSMPQWLQTTVKSSPVSVETPSAGNLGIQAGVYGALMGLTYINGASTSSVGPYAGADVPGLILATSFGASLYFMTKKNVKLGKATVITLGGLVAGAVVGSAVESWLQVDIVPFLGIHAPAVVVSEFILFSQFLVSLYLR; via the exons ATGGCTGCCACTCTCTTCCTTCGGCCCAACCGCGCCGTCGCCTCCGCCGCTGCCGGTTCTTCACGTCCCCGACCTCCGGCTCGGAGGTCCGGCTCGGCCCATGTGGCAACACTCATCAGGACCCGCCGGTTCGGATGGGGCGTGAGCAGCCCCTCCCGGCGAGCATTATTCAGGACCCGCGCAGGCTCCAGAGCGGACGACTCGGCTCCGTTCGAGATGTCGGTGGAGAGCGCTTTGAAGCTGCTTGGGGTATCCGAGGGGGCTTCTTTCGATGATATACTGCGGGCGAAGAATTCGATTGTCAAAGCTTGCAAGGATAACCAGGAGGCGATTGCACAG GTAGAAGCTGCATATGACATGTTGCTTATGCAGAGCTTAACACAGCGACGAGCTGGAAAAGTAGTGAACAGTGGCATCCGTTATGCTGATGTCAAACCTGTAAATGCTTCTGGGTTGGGATCAATGCCTCAGTGGTTGCAGACTACGGTTAAGAGTTCACCTGTTTCTGTTGAAACACCATCTGCTGGCAACTTGGGCATACAAGCAGGTGTTTATGGAGCTTTAATGGGATTAACTTACATCAATGGAGCTTCCACGTCTTCTGTAGGGCCATATGCTGGAGCTGATGTTCCTGGATTGATCTTGGCAACTAGTTTTGGAGCATCTTTATACTTCATGACCAAAAAGAATGTTAAACTGG GGAAGGCAACTGTTATAACTCTAGGGGGTCTTGTTGCTGGTGCTGTGGTGGGATCAGCAGTTGAGAGCTGGTTGCAGGTTGACATTGTTCCATTTCTTGGCATACACGCCCCTGCTGTAGTAGTAAGCGAATTCATTCTGTTCTCTCAGTTCTTGGTCTCCCTCTACCTAAGATAG